Proteins encoded in a region of the Isosphaeraceae bacterium EP7 genome:
- a CDS encoding acetylxylan esterase: protein MELRRLVPILLCLLSLPGLSKADNPPLMRATPEMLRAPATYPAPDLKADGLEAIFFEGMPWKGKPTRVFAWVGMPKLAPGEKAPGIVLVHGGGGTAFAEWVKLWVGRGYAAIAMDTCGTVPRGTYGKWERHDAGGPPGNDFAGASLPMEDQWNYHAVADVILAHSLLRSRPEVDAGRIGVTGISWGGYLTCIASGLDDRLKFAAPVYGCGFLGENSVWKPEIDKLGERGARWLATWDPSHYLGAGTMPKLWVTGTNDFAYPLDSLARSTRKAGGQSTLCIRLRMVHGHGGPGENPEEIRAFADSIVNGEKPLARIAASETLKDHSIQVSCRSEVPIVRAELLFTKDAGPWPERRWEAVDGVLVAGGEKATAKIPEGATAYFLNLVDERGLIVSSGLEMPKAADR from the coding sequence ATGGAACTGCGGCGCCTTGTCCCGATCCTACTCTGCCTGCTCTCGCTGCCGGGTCTGTCGAAGGCCGATAACCCGCCCTTGATGCGGGCGACGCCCGAGATGTTGCGTGCACCGGCGACCTACCCCGCGCCCGACTTGAAGGCCGATGGCCTGGAGGCCATCTTCTTTGAAGGGATGCCCTGGAAGGGGAAGCCGACCCGCGTCTTCGCCTGGGTCGGCATGCCCAAGCTGGCGCCCGGCGAGAAGGCCCCCGGCATCGTCCTGGTGCACGGCGGGGGCGGGACCGCGTTTGCGGAGTGGGTGAAGCTCTGGGTGGGCCGTGGCTATGCGGCGATCGCGATGGACACCTGCGGGACCGTGCCCAGGGGTACCTACGGCAAGTGGGAGCGGCACGACGCGGGAGGGCCGCCGGGAAACGACTTTGCCGGGGCCAGCCTGCCGATGGAGGATCAGTGGAATTATCACGCGGTCGCCGACGTGATCCTGGCGCACTCGCTGCTGCGGTCGAGGCCTGAGGTCGACGCGGGCAGGATCGGGGTGACGGGGATCTCGTGGGGGGGCTACCTCACCTGCATCGCGTCGGGCCTGGACGACCGCCTGAAGTTCGCCGCGCCTGTGTACGGCTGCGGGTTCCTGGGCGAGAACTCGGTCTGGAAGCCGGAGATCGACAAGCTGGGTGAGCGAGGGGCGCGCTGGCTGGCCACCTGGGATCCGTCACACTACCTGGGCGCGGGGACGATGCCCAAGCTCTGGGTGACGGGGACGAATGACTTCGCCTACCCCCTGGATTCCCTGGCCAGGTCGACTCGAAAGGCGGGGGGGCAATCGACCCTCTGCATCCGCCTGCGGATGGTGCACGGGCATGGCGGGCCGGGCGAGAACCCCGAGGAGATCCGCGCCTTCGCCGACTCGATCGTCAACGGCGAGAAGCCGCTGGCCAGGATCGCGGCATCGGAGACGCTCAAGGATCATTCGATCCAGGTCTCGTGCCGATCCGAGGTCCCCATCGTCAGGGCCGAATTGCTGTTCACCAAGGATGCAGGGCCCTGGCCTGAACGGCGCTGGGAGGCCGTCGACGGCGTACTCGTCGCGGGCGGAGAGAAGGCCACGGCGAAGATCCCGGAGGGGGCGACGGCCTACTTCTTGAACCTGGTCGACGAGCGTGGATTGATCGTGAGCAGCGGGCTCGAAATGCCGAAGGCGGCGGATCGATAA
- a CDS encoding alpha/beta hydrolase produces MSDVRTATHRGCKLAYRIRGDGLPVLFIQGVNTHGDGWNPQVDGLAERYSCLTFDHRGMGGSDRGTEPITVEQMAADAAAVMDAAGWESAHVVGHSLGGPVGLQLALTDRKRVRSLALLCGFACGKDVGPLSWRLAWAGMRMQLGTRAMKRRAFLELVVPPGTTGDRDAMAVELATRFGHDLADQPPVVKDQMRAMRAFDAMPRLGELGGFPTLVANAEFDPIAPPKLGRAAAAAIPGARYVDLTGASHGVILTEPGRVNELLAAHFEEVEANRA; encoded by the coding sequence ATGAGCGACGTACGAACCGCGACTCACAGGGGTTGCAAACTTGCGTACCGTATCCGTGGGGATGGACTGCCGGTTCTGTTCATCCAGGGGGTGAACACGCACGGGGACGGCTGGAACCCGCAGGTCGACGGCCTCGCAGAGAGGTATTCCTGCCTGACCTTCGATCATCGAGGAATGGGCGGGAGCGACCGCGGAACCGAACCGATCACGGTCGAACAGATGGCGGCCGACGCGGCGGCCGTGATGGATGCGGCCGGTTGGGAGTCGGCCCACGTCGTGGGGCACTCTCTCGGAGGTCCGGTGGGCCTGCAACTCGCCCTGACCGATCGCAAGCGGGTCAGGAGTCTGGCCCTGCTCTGCGGTTTCGCCTGCGGGAAAGATGTTGGGCCGCTGTCATGGCGACTGGCGTGGGCGGGGATGCGGATGCAGCTCGGCACTCGGGCGATGAAGCGGCGGGCATTCCTCGAACTCGTCGTTCCGCCGGGAACCACGGGCGACCGGGATGCGATGGCCGTCGAGCTGGCCACACGATTCGGCCACGACTTGGCGGATCAGCCGCCCGTGGTGAAGGACCAGATGAGAGCGATGCGGGCGTTTGATGCCATGCCGAGGCTCGGCGAGCTGGGCGGGTTTCCGACCCTGGTTGCGAATGCCGAGTTCGACCCGATCGCCCCTCCGAAGCTGGGGCGCGCGGCCGCGGCCGCGATTCCGGGTGCCAGGTACGTCGACCTGACCGGGGCGTCGCACGGGGTCATTCTGACCGAGCCGGGACGGGTCAACGAATTGCTGGCAGCGCACTTCGAAGAGGTCGAGGCGAATCGAGCCTGA
- a CDS encoding DUF1559 domain-containing protein: MQFRRKSPKAGFTLIELLVVISIIAVLIALLLPAVQSAREAARRIQCTNNMKQLGLATHTYISQTDLFPPGATNGGFNFTSNGLTWRAMILPQMEANNQYNAINFSILNNLSGPAMATVWYTSVAAFLCPSDGQGQSPVGFVPYGGPGGTVTTVTPPYPPNTPVGGTGTQLVPVSNYLMSFGDNYAIETLVGTTNPWETPNASSAGVNPRIGYNGWWGTSNNSGSMRGFSDYSTGGIASLASVTDGTSNTILYGEGLPDEDANNEFWGFTGGGAGVTIPLNWKSNARYDACVGNYNSVDWTCRYSYAARGFKSRHPGGANFTFADGSVRFLKSSINRASYAAIGSRNGGEIVSSDAF, encoded by the coding sequence ATGCAATTCCGTCGCAAATCGCCCAAGGCCGGCTTCACCCTCATCGAGCTTTTGGTGGTCATCTCGATCATCGCGGTGCTCATCGCGCTGCTCCTGCCCGCCGTGCAGAGCGCACGAGAGGCCGCCAGGCGCATCCAGTGCACCAACAACATGAAGCAGTTGGGCCTGGCCACGCACACTTACATCAGCCAGACCGACCTCTTCCCCCCGGGGGCCACCAACGGGGGCTTCAACTTCACCAGCAATGGCCTGACCTGGCGGGCGATGATCCTGCCGCAGATGGAGGCCAATAACCAGTACAACGCCATCAACTTCAGCATCCTCAACAACCTGAGCGGCCCGGCCATGGCCACCGTCTGGTACACCTCCGTCGCCGCCTTCCTGTGTCCCTCCGACGGCCAGGGCCAGAGCCCCGTCGGCTTCGTCCCCTACGGCGGGCCCGGCGGCACCGTCACCACCGTCACGCCCCCCTATCCCCCGAACACCCCGGTCGGCGGCACGGGCACCCAGCTCGTCCCCGTCTCCAACTACCTGATGAGTTTCGGCGACAACTACGCCATCGAGACCCTCGTCGGCACCACCAATCCCTGGGAAACACCCAACGCCAGCAGCGCCGGCGTCAACCCGCGCATCGGCTACAACGGCTGGTGGGGCACCAGCAACAACAGCGGATCGATGCGCGGATTCTCCGACTACTCCACCGGCGGCATCGCCTCGCTGGCCTCGGTCACCGACGGCACCAGCAACACCATCCTCTACGGCGAGGGTCTCCCCGACGAGGACGCCAACAACGAATTCTGGGGATTCACCGGCGGCGGGGCCGGCGTCACCATCCCGCTCAACTGGAAGAGCAACGCTCGCTACGACGCCTGCGTCGGCAACTACAACTCGGTCGACTGGACCTGTCGCTACAGCTACGCCGCGCGAGGCTTCAAGAGCCGCCACCCGGGCGGGGCCAACTTCACCTTCGCCGACGGATCCGTCCGCTTCCTCAAGAGCTCCATCAATCGCGCCTCCTACGCCGCCATCGGCAGCCGAAACGGCGGAGAGATCGTCAGCTCCGACGCATTCTGA
- a CDS encoding DUF1559 domain-containing protein: MPLRRTSSRPGFTLIELLVVISIIAVLIALLLPAVQSAREAARRIQCTNNMKQMGLATHTYISQCDLFPPGAIKDGFGNTGNALTWRAMILPQMEANNQYNAINFSITNALAAPAMATVWYTSIAAFLCPSDGQGQSPVGFAAYGGPNGSMGVITPPFPPNTPVGSTGVQLMPVSNYLMSFGDNYAVETLVGTTNPWETPNASSAGVNPRIGYNGYWGTTSNSGSMRGFSDYTTGGTATMASVTDGTSNTVLYGEGLPDEDANNEMWGFTGGSAGVTIPLNWKTNGRNEACVGNWNSVDWTCRYSYAARGFKSRHPGGANFTFADGSVRFLKSSINRASYAAIGSRNGGEIVSSDAF; this comes from the coding sequence ATGCCCCTTCGTCGCACGTCGTCCAGGCCTGGCTTCACCCTCATCGAGCTTTTGGTGGTCATCTCGATCATCGCGGTGCTCATCGCGCTGCTCCTGCCCGCCGTGCAGAGCGCACGAGAGGCCGCCAGGCGCATCCAGTGCACCAACAACATGAAGCAGATGGGCCTGGCCACGCACACTTACATCAGCCAATGCGACCTGTTCCCCCCGGGCGCCATCAAGGACGGCTTCGGGAACACCGGCAATGCCCTGACCTGGCGGGCGATGATCCTGCCGCAGATGGAGGCCAATAACCAGTACAACGCCATCAACTTCAGCATCACCAACGCCCTGGCCGCTCCGGCCATGGCCACCGTCTGGTACACCTCGATCGCCGCCTTCCTGTGTCCCTCCGACGGCCAGGGCCAGAGCCCCGTCGGCTTCGCCGCCTACGGCGGTCCTAATGGGTCCATGGGCGTCATCACGCCCCCCTTCCCCCCCAACACTCCGGTCGGCAGCACGGGCGTCCAGCTGATGCCGGTTTCCAACTACCTGATGAGTTTCGGCGACAATTACGCCGTCGAGACCCTCGTCGGCACCACCAATCCCTGGGAAACACCCAACGCCAGCAGCGCCGGCGTCAACCCGCGCATCGGCTACAACGGATATTGGGGCACGACCAGCAACTCGGGGTCCATGCGGGGCTTCTCCGACTACACGACCGGCGGCACCGCGACGATGGCCTCGGTCACCGACGGCACGAGCAACACCGTCCTCTACGGCGAGGGTCTCCCCGACGAGGACGCCAACAATGAGATGTGGGGCTTCACCGGCGGCTCCGCCGGCGTGACCATCCCGCTCAACTGGAAGACGAACGGCCGCAACGAGGCCTGCGTGGGCAACTGGAATTCCGTCGACTGGACCTGTCGCTACAGCTACGCCGCGCGAGGCTTCAAGAGCCGCCACCCGGGCGGGGCCAACTTCACCTTCGCCGACGGATCCGTCCGCTTCCTCAAGAGCTCCATCAATCGCGCCTCCTATGCCGCCATCGGCAGCCGGAACGGCGGAGAGATCGTCAGCTCCGACGCATTCTGA